GCCTGCTTTTCAAGGGTGTGGTTGTCATCCTCTCGAAAGGTTACATCCAGATGCCAATGAAAACTTTCCACCATCCAATGTCCCCGAATCGCTCGGGCAATTTCGCTGACCTCTAGTGGTAGACTACTTATAAAATATCGGGTTTCCGTTATCTCTACCTCGTTTCTGACTATAGTATTGCGTGTCATTGCAATGGATTTCAGCCCTGCCCAGTCCTTCTTCTGCTCTAGCCATGCAATATCTACACTCTGCCAGTATTCGCGCTTCTCTATGCCGCCTCGCGCTTTCTCTATTGTCTTTGTATAGGCACACTGCTCCAATAATCCAACATCATCAAAATATAATTTCACATCCTCATGAAGTCTTCCCTGATTTCCTTTTAGGGCTAGCACGTAATCGGCTTTCTTTTTCCATATCTTCTTTACAATCTGCGTTTGCGTTCCCATTGCATCCGTTGTAATGATATGACCTTTCACGTTCAAATCGTCAAGCAGTTCAGGAATCGCTGTAATTTCATTGGTCTTTTCTTCTACTCGCTTTTGCCCAAGGCAGATTCCTTTCTCGTCCACTGCACTGACAATATGGTTTGCATTCTGGTCTTTGTTCCTATTTCCACATTGTGTTTTTCCGTCAATGGCGAGGATTTTTTTGATTTTTTCTCCTTCTCCGCTACTTAGCATCTCATTCCAAAGCAGTTGGAATTTCTGAAGAAACTCTGGGGATACCATGCTAAATACACGTTGAATCGTATCGTGAGAAGGAATGCCGTTTGGAAGCTCCAAATATCTTCGCAGAAACTTCTCATGTTCTTTCCCAAATATTTCTATTGCTATCCATTCGTCTGCATTTGCCAGCATTGCAAAGAATACCAGCGCTATAATATCACTCATCTTGTAAAGAATTTTTTTCTTCTGTCTTAAATCTTCTACTTGTTCTAAATATTTCAATGTCTTGTGCATTTTTTCATCCCCCTTGGAATGATTATACACTTTTCCCTTATTCTTATAAACCTTTAAATATATTCATGCGTTTGTCTTGGACTGCCTCTGTATTTGCAAGGTGTAGGATTACAATACATGTGTTACAAATAAAAGAAAAAAAAATACGGAACCGTCTCTTTTGTGTTATATTTTAGTCACCACAACAAAAACATTAACAAAGGAGCGTTTCCGCATGGCTAGTATAACACAGGATATGAGATATCGTCTATCATTAATTAAATATGCTGAGAAATTTGGTGTAACCAAGGCTGCTATCAAGTACAAAACCAACCGGCAATACATTTACCGCTGGAAACGCCGCTTTGATGGCTCTATCGAGTCTTTACGAGAGCTATCCCGTAGACCTCATTCACACCCAAACCAACATTCTGAAGCTGAAATAAAACTTATTCATGATATGCGGCGACGTAATCCACACGAAGGCCTTGTTGTTTTCTGGGTGAAACTTATGCAACGTGGATATAAAAGATCTATCCCTGGTTTATACCGCTTTCTTAGAAAAGGAAAACTAATGGCTATCAAGCCAGCTAACCCTAAATATATTCCAAAACCTTATGAGCAGATGAAGTACCCCGGACAGCGCGTTCAAGTCGACGTAAAGCACGTTCCGGCGGCTTGTATTGTCGGTGATGCAAAAGGCCAGAAATTCTATCAATATACTGCAATTGATGAGTACTCCAGATTTCGTTTTGTAGAAGCTTTTAATGAATCCAGTACCTATACTTCTACTCAATTCCTGGAACATCTAGTTAATGCCTTTCCTATGCCTATTGAGTGTATTCAAACAGATAATGGATTTGAATTTACAAAAAGATTTGGTAGCCACAAGCTAGATCCTTCCCTGTTTGAAAAGAAGTTACAATCCTTAGGGATAAGACATAAACTAATCCGTCCATTTACACCAAGGCATAATGGGAAAGTGGAGCGTAGCCATCGCAAGGACAATGAACGTTTTTATGCTACACATAGTTTCTTTTCTTTTGATGACTTTTCAAAACAGCTAAATATATATAACCGAAGGGATTATAACAACTTTCCGATGAGACCTCTAGGCTGGAAAGCTCCTAGAACTACTCTCATTAATTTCTTGAAGTATGGTGTAACATATGTTTGACAAACCAACAATGTGGACTGCCTCTGTATTTGCAAGGACTTACCAATGCTATAAAACAATTTCCCGATATATCTGACCATTTGCCTTCTTAGCAGAGCAAAGCGTTTCTTTCAATACCGGGAAATTTTATCATCTCATATTAGGTTTTTTCTTAATTTTTAGTTTATTCATTCTAACTGCTATCTTCCTGTCGGATATTCTACAAACACCTGACATATTGTATCATATATGGTCTTTGCGGCTTTTTCCTGGAATTCCGGAGTATTTAATAAAGCCAATTCCTGTTGGTTCGACATGAATCCCAATTCAATCAATACTGCTGGAACCGAATTTTCTCTGGTTACGATAAGGGATTTATCTTTCACTCCACGGCTCACTGTTCCAAGATTTGCTGTTAGAGCCTTCTGCAGCATTTCAGCTAGCTTTTTACTGGTAAGTCCACTGGCAACAGTCTTATTATTTTGGGAGTTATAGTACACTTCTGTTCCCACCGGCGTTGCAGTTGTAAAGGAATTCATATGAAGACTTACATACAAATCAGCTCCGATACGTTTTGCCTGTGCCGCCCTATCATAATTTTCTGTAGTAGTGTTAGAATATCTCACTTCATCCCCATATCTGGTATAGTATATTTTGATTGGGGAGTCTGGGGCATTAAAATACTTTTGGGCAAGGTTATATAATATCTGCATATTTAAGTCTTTTTCCATGATCTTTACGCCGTCTAAAGTACGGGTTGCACCTGCTGCATTTCCACCATGACCTGGATCTAACAGTACAATATTCTGGTATATGTCTCTTGGATCACCCAGTTTTACTGTAACACCATTTTGTGTCTCAGAAAGCTTAAACCCTTGAAGTTTTGAGGTTTCTATAACGATTTCTGTCTGGTTGTTAACATAGGATACCGTTACATCCTGTATAACACCAGAAGATACCGTTACAGGGTTTTTATCGTAAAACTGCACCTGATTTCCAGGAAGAATAATTGCAATTTTATTTTGATAATAACGGTACCTGTCTTCGGTCGCAATATCACCGAATAAAATGTCTGCCGGCAGTTTAAATTGCAGGGCACTTTCTGTATTTTCTTCTGTTTCTCCACCGTTTTCAGAAGAAGATGACTTAGTTAAATATACGGTATAACTATTTTCATTTCTTTCGACACGATAATCATAGCCTATCGCTTTATCAATGGTTATACTGGTCGTGTAATCATTTACCCCTGTAACACTGACTGCTTTTATACCTTCAAGCGAAGAGTCCGTATTCTTATTCCCCATACCGTTTACAGTGAAAGGAAGCTGCATTATCAGATAATTACCACTTTCTGCCAGTGTAACTGAGATATCTTCCATTGCTGTAATCGTAACAAATTCTTCGTTGTTCTTTCGTCCTGCGGTTATTGCATTCACGTAATTCGGATAAAGGGTTACTGTCATAGTACACTTATCTTCCGACAAATTTACTTCATATTTCGTATCAGTACTGGATAATTTAAAGCTTAATTCACTGTTGTTCTCAATTGCATGATATACACCGTTAAATTCTCCAGCTAAAATACCTCCCAGATTATAGGTTGCAGTATTTATATAAGCATTATTCACTAGAAGTTTAAGAATATTCCCTTCTTCCTTTATAGTTGTTTTGCTGATGGGAGAAGCTGACTTAATTGTATATATTTCTTTCCTGGTGGCAGCACTTAATATCTGTGTTAAAGAAACAGATTCTATATAAGCGGAACTTGCCATATCCTGAGAAATTTCAGTAATATTGACCACGTTACTGGCAGCTGTATAACTTTCCAGCAGTTCGGGTAATACTCCCCATTGGAATAGAGTCGTATCAGGCATTTCTATGTTACCGGTATGTCCCCCAGTATTAGAACCATTGTTTCCACCGTTACCTGTTCCGTTATCTGTTCCGTTATCTGTTCCTGTATTTCCGTCCGTTACTTTTTTCGTTGTAATCTGTGAGGTCTTAACACCATAATTCCAACTATAAGCAAAGCCTAGATTAGTTGCCACAAAATTACCTGGTACCATAACACTGGTTTCCTTACTTGATAAGTTGGTTACAAATAACGGTACTGTATCCAGAGTTTTTGCTTTCCCATTAACATAAGCAGTCTTACTTCCGATGGTTAACTGAATTGTTACATCACCCTTTTTTAAGGTCACTTCTTCAGTATCCTGATTGTATGTATATCCAACCTTCATAGAAGATTTTGCAAATACCCTCCATGCCGGAAGTAAAGCCGTATCGTCAACCACCATTACCGGTATACTGTTTAATGGAATCTCCGTACCGTCAAAAGTTACTTTTCCCTGTGTGCTGGTATAATTAACATCTTCTCCCCCATAATTTAACCGAATTCCACCTGATATGGATGCTATAGAAGTGCTGCTGTTCCACTGATAGGAATACCCAAAAGCCTCTGCTATAAATCTAGCCGGAACTAATATTTTGGATGACTTTTGCGCATTATATTTTATTTTAACAGGTGCATAAGGTGCTGTAACCTTTTTTCCATTTAATAGAACTGATTTACTGCCCAGAGTCAAAACCATAACTGTGTCCCCGGAGGATAACGTCAGTTTACCCTTCTTTTCATCAAGATTATATTTCATTTTAATTTCAGAATTCACAAAGATATCCTTAAAAGGAGCCATAGAAGAACCATCCATAATAATACCGGGCGTTTTAGTAGCAATCCTCTTACCATTGTAAGTATATACTACCTGTTTATCCGTATAATTAAAATTCTTCTTAGTCTGGTAATTATACAACGACAGACCCGCTGCCGCATCTGCCTGGGATATGGGTAAAAAACAGAGCAGCGCCAGCATAGTTACTATGCTGATGATTCTGGACCATAAAAATTTTTTTTCTTCACTTTTGTAATATAATTGATTTTTTCTACACCTGATTACTATCAAAACTTATTTCCTCCTTGGTTTCTCACTGTTATCCAATCTAATGCTATAATTTGTTATAAATGTGTCAATTTTCCATCATTTTTCTTAACATTGTTTATCTGGCAGTAATATTTACGAAATATATTACTTTAATAAACCTTTACGTGAAAAAAGGTGCTCTGCTAAAATTCTTCCAGAGTACCTTGTTACACTATATTAAAGATAGAATTTACTTGTTATTTTGTTTGCTTTCTGGCCTGCCTCTTTATAATATATCTGCCAAGTGATTCCTTGGGATTATAAAATCTGCACCCGTACAAATAGCCTTTATGCTTCGGTAATTCTATAATATGAACCACTTCACTGGTCACCTTAACCTCATCATTTTTCGCTACATCCAAAGATAGTTCAATGGTGTTAATGTCTTCTTTTTTGTCATCTAATATCAGTCCCATCCCAGTCATACTAATATCTTTTAAAAACCCTGAGGTTTCAATGATTTTACCTGCGGTAGTCGTTACTCTTAGTTTTCGATGTTCACATATAGTAACCCGGTAGGCTCCCCGTCGGTTATCTTTCTTTGCCTCTACTAAACCATCAACAGCATACATGGGAAGCCCATGATAATAGGTTTGATGAATGGTTATATCAGTAAACTTAAATACTCCGTCTGTACTTTTATATATCAACACAGGGCTTTGAAAAATAGAGTCGTTAATTGTCTTTCCCTTGTAGTCAACTACACGGAGTAGTACTCGTTCTTCCAACACTTTATATAAGTTCATATTTAAGTAATATTTTTTATTGTTATATTTAAAATGAAGCTCTAAATTGCTTTTTTCAATTATATCAATTAATTTCATAGTAACTCCTATCAGTGTGCACTTGTACACGTACAAATCAGGATGTTGAAAAAGTATCTTATTTTTTCAACCTTACTCCCATCTGTGTGCCCTTTAGCTTCTATACTTCAAATAATTCATATGAATCCCATTAAATATTGCAGACCTACCTATGATACTGCCAATAAGAGTACTCCCTAGGAAGAATTTTAACATAGGCTTGTATAGAATACAATAATTACTACAGGAAAAACAAGGCAAAAGACATAAGAAAAAAGTACTATGTCATAACTCTTTCAACTATTTAAGGTAAAGTAACTAACAATAGGAACGCTTACTGTCAAAAAGCTATCGGCCTAATCTTACATATCATCCTCAGACAGCCACATGATTGATATGTCCTCTAGCTTCTCCATAACTTCTCCATACACTAATGCTTTACATCTTTACGATATTAGTTTATAATAAAGGTCTGTATAACTGAACAATAACGGGGATATAATTTTCTCCCTGCCTAATAAAACATAAAGCAAAAAAACTCAGTAAAGGGGGAGAAATATATGTTATTTAAAACATTAATGCCATCGGAAATAGTATGGACTCTTTCTAATATGAAACTATCCATTGAGTTATTTATTCCCTGGCTGTTAACAATACTTCTTATAGGTGCCTGCCTGAATAAAGCGTTAAATTGTCTTTATTATTGTTTTATTGAGACTGACTTATCTAAAAAGCTGACCAAAAGCAAAGTGGTCTCACATGCATGCAAAAAATCTGCAAGAGAGGATTTACCGCCTCTCTAAGAAGTGGTAAGTGTCTCTTGCAGATTTTTTATTATCTGGTTCCTCATTTATCTCACTGATTTATTTAGGAAAATAATCTAAAATGTCAATATCCCACTCTTGAACAGAGATAGAATCTTCATTTTCATCATAAGAAAGTGCACCAATCTGTATGTTCCAGCCTTCTTCTTTATCATAGATAATCTCAAAGGCCAGCTTATCACTTAGTACCTTATTGCCGTTTTGTATTTCCTCCTTTCCTCTCTCATTCAGTACCCAAAGATAATAATACTTTTCATATTCACCTGCTTTAATAATTTCATAAAAAGCTTTGTCAAAAGTATAATATTTATATATGATATTGTAAGGTATGTATTCACATATAACTTTCAGTATATCCTTTACTGTTAAAGGCTCCTTTTCACTTGAATAACCAGACAAATTTATGCGAATATCTGATATAGTTTCTTCTGTATTGCTTGTCATAACCAAAAGCGCGCTGCCATTCGTTAAAAGTTCTCCTTTTTTTATAACCTTGACATAATCATTCCCCTTCCAAAACGCCAAAGCATTTTCATATTCCGAAAAATATTTTGGGTGGTTGGTTGTATGAACTACTCCCATATCGTACAAGATTTCCCTTGTTTCAACCAGTCTGTATTTGCTTAGATTACTGAGTATCAAAACACCAAGGAAAAATAATACCGACACGAGTAATATAGCCTTTCTTCTTCCATTTTTTTTCATCTGTTTAATTCCCTGCTTTTTTCCACTTAAATCAGTTTCACAATAAGGGCATATTAAATCGTCCGTTATGTGTCCGCAGACCGCGCAAGCTCTCCCCGTACCACTTATGATACTCCCACATTCCGGACATACACTTCCCGTAAACTTAAAACCACAACTGTTACATTTATTGTAAAACTCTGTGGTGCCACAGCTTTTGCAGATAACTGCATTATCTGCTGAGTCTGTACCACAATATGTACATACTTTCATTATCTGACTCCCCTTATATCTTTATACTAAAAAGGCCATTTCTACTTGATTTCATGCCTTAAGCACTATTTTATTATTTGAACGGTAGAATTGCAAGAATAGATTATAAATAATTCTTAGATTAAAGAAACCATGATCTGAATATTACCGCTGGTAAGTTTTATATTAGCCTGATACTTATTTCTAGGTTCATAGCTTTTTTAAGTTCTTTAAAATAACCGGCCGACAGACTTTATTATTTCTTTATAATTGATGGCTATCCTCCTGCTAGATTTCTTTTTGTATAAAGGTATTATAATAGGATAAAACAAAGATAAATACTTGAACCGTGTATATACATAGCCGTTCTGTTAGACCTAGAATATTTAAATCCATGGCCATATTTATAGGATTCAGGCTTCCGAATACCGTAATTAAAACAGCTAAAAGTAAAGTGAGATTACCAATAGTCCGGGTTTTTCCGAATTTTCGATAACCAATAGCTATACAAAAACCAGAGGCTATGGTAGTAAAGACAACGAGTGCGGTAACTGCCAAATGCATACTGTTTTGAAAATTCATCTCGCTTTTGTCTCCGGTAAGAGGGAATAAGGCATAACCAAGAATAGAAATGACTTCCATGACTAACAGAAATATAAAGCCGGTTTTTAAAATGCGGTTGGAACTACGCAGGGATTTTAGTACCATACCAAAAGCAAATAAAACATAAAAAACGCCATAGGGAAAATTAATAATTCGCAATAGTTTGTAGTTAGGAGCTCCGTCTGCCGTCAGAGAGCTGATATCCATAGTTATGGGATTATATTCCTTCCAAAGCAGCTCGCCTGTTATGACATGGGCAAAATAAAAGAATACGCCAATCATACCAAGAGGAATGAAGTATTTTATTAATTTCATAAGTAGTTATGTCCTTTCCGTACAATAAAATTATCCAATTAGAAATCATCATAACACACATACTGTGATAAAACAATGGATAGGTTTTTAGGTTTTTTTTAGGTTTTAGTTCTATAATATAAGAATGGACAAGAGCCACTATAGAATGGTCTTGCCCAGTTATTCTAAATAGGTAGGTATTAAGCCTCATTAATAAGCATTGTAACCACAAAAAATATCATATAAATATTTTTGCCGGCTACTTTTTCCTTTGATTTTGAAAGAGGATATGCGGTAAGCACCATTAAAACCAGATTTAGGGCTACTAACAGCACTCTTTTGAAGGATACGGTTATAAATCATATTTTATACCTATTGCATATCTCAGGTAAGCCTGTGATACTGCCATAATAAAGAGTAAAAACTCCATTATTATAAAGATTAATTCTCCCATGTATAATACCCACATTTGTAACGAGAATCATATGAAAAACACCGGCTAAAAACCCTGCAACCGGTCCATAATTTCCTGCGATTGGTGCTAAGGTTGTTGAAAACAGAACTGAAATAATAATACCTGTAAAGCTCAGATCATACCCCAAAAACAAAGCAGTAACAATTCTCCAATAACAACCGGAAGTGAGTTCTTTAAATGCTTTCCGAAAGCACCAAAACCAATTACGGTAAAAATACCTGCTAATACAGGTCCGTTTACGACTCCTCCTATCATTAGAACATATACCAGACTCAGGAAACCAATGAGTGACATATTGATAAAGGTTACTCCGTAGCCGACTAAATGGGTAAAGTCTGTAATCAACCGTCCTTTATAAGTGAAAATTTGGATATAAAAGGGTTAATTTATTATAATATATCTTTGCGTTCATCAGGCTCTATATACGGAAATTAATCAAGAATTTGCTTTTACAAAGTCACAAGTCATCTCCGCTACTCTTTTATTACTAACTTCTGAAAACCCATGGCCTTCTCCCTGAAATATCTCGATGTCAGCATGAGGATATAACGCTGCTGCTCGTTTCCCATACTCAAGTGCAACAATTTCATCCTGGTCGCCATGAAAAATAAGTACATTTTTATGAAATCTTCCAATATGTTCAAATATATGATATCCATGAATTGATTCAAAAAATTGTCTGCCAAGTGTTACTCCCCATAATTCATGTTTGTCCGGAATACTCTTCAATGTAGGAAACCTTTCATTCCAATTATCTGCGATACAAAACGCGGGAAATAGCAATAAAACGCCTTTGATTTCCTCGGCATACTCTTCTGCTGCTAATGCTGTTACAAAACCTCCCTGACTTTCTCCGAATAAAAATATATTATTGCAGTCAACATTCTCCCAATTTTTTATGGTATCAATTACTGCACACAAATCTTCTTTCTCTGTGAATATAGTCATTTCACTGGTCTTAAGGTCACTTTTTGAATTTACAGAACCACCGCAAAAATCAAAGCAGTACGCACCTATTCCGTTAGTTGCCAGATATTCACTATGCATGATAAAACTGGAATTCGTTCCGTTAAAACCATGGCTGAAGATTACTACAGGAACTTTTTCCTGTTTATTCGGCATGTAGGAAATTCCGTGAATTTTCCGGCCATGATGCTTAATTTGTACAAATTTTGTAATAAAATCTTTCATTCTTAGCTCCCATCTGCGACCTTTGGCCGCGAACAAATCAAAGGGTTTCGGTAGGTTAAAAACTTTGTCTCCAGTACGATAAAATAACAAAAGTTAGCAAGAAAGTTGGCGTTCCCATTACGCTCAAGTACTCGGCACGTGTTCGAAAAAGTGTAACTTATTATCATCAAAGCCAGATAGCCCAATCGCTATAATGAAAAGTACCGCTACCATGATGTAGATTGCATCGGCCTTGAGTTGTCTGAGAGCATCTCGCATACGGATTAAAATCTCTGGCTGAATATCCAAACTGTGATGATATTATAGCAGAAGACACTTATGTATCCTACCCATATAGGTAGAATAACAGTGGTCTTATTCATTTTCCTGTTTTTTCATAACGCAAGTCCACAACATCGTTATCTTTCATTTCATATAAGCTAATGTTCTCTAACAAGCTTTCTCCGTTTATGTAGCAATTCCAATATTGTCCGTAATCATATGAAATATCCATAATTGAAACGATAAACTTACCGCCCTCACTGTCTTCTGTTTCCATCTTTAGAGCGTCAATATTGCTCATTATTTCAAGCAAATTAGTCTTTTCGGTTTTCACTTTCTCGCTGTAAATGGCTTCTTTATTCATATTATAAATATTTAACGTTATTTCAATATCATTGCTTTTTTCTTCTTCGGAAGGCTTTGGAGTAACTTGCTCCACAGCTTGAGTAATAGTTGACTTGTTTTTTAAATATTCACATATTGCAGCAATTGTAAGCTCCTTTTCCTCCATATTGTTTGTGATATCATCAATCAAGTCCGTTGCCAGAGTAAATTCTTGATTGAATTTTTGATTGTCTGCTAAGAATATTCTGGCTCTGGGGCGCGGAGTCATACCTTGAGGCCCAGCCCCTGTGACATAATTAATTATGACAATTACATCTTTGATATTATCGTTGTTCACATCACAAAAATCTACAGCTGCCACACTGTCAAAAAGACCCACATAATTCTCCGTACTGTTATTTTCACAGTAGTAAGGGAAAGAATAGATAACCATATCCTCTTTCGTTAAGAAAAATGAAACATCTTCAAAACCAATACTGTTATCTGGTTCATATGAAACAAACCTTACGTTTCCCCAATCACCCAGTTCTACCTTAAATGATTGATCTTGTATAATTCGTTTCTCTTCAAGAGAAACATTCTCGCTAGGGTCAGCAACAGAAGAATAATCTGACTTTTCTTTTATGATTTCATCATTGGTTGCCGAAGAGTCTTTCCCCTCGTTATCATTCCCTTCCTTCACCTTTTCAGAACATGCACATAGTCCAAAAACCGATAATAATATTATTAATGTCACAAACACTCTTTTTCTCATAGCTATCACCTTTCATATTCTGCTTTTGTCATAAAATATTCTAATCTATTGTCGTATAGAGAATAGATTCCTGCACCATTTCCATTTTAACCCAAATGGTTCTCTTAATCAATAGCATGGACATTTTCCATGCACAAACTCCTTAAAAGGGACATAGCACAAGCTGTGTAATTTTATAGCTCTTTCGGTACAAATATCGAAAACAGAATATAGGCCACAAGTCCGCTACCGTATACTGCAAAAAACATCGCCCAAAGCAGCCGTATCACTTTGGGGTTTACATCAAAGTATTTGGCAATACCGCCACAAACACCGGCAATCATTTTTCCTTCTCGAATCCTATATAATCTTTTTTTCATTAACAGTTACCTTTCT
The nucleotide sequence above comes from Anaerocolumna cellulosilytica. Encoded proteins:
- a CDS encoding ISAs1 family transposase, coding for MHKTLKYLEQVEDLRQKKKILYKMSDIIALVFFAMLANADEWIAIEIFGKEHEKFLRRYLELPNGIPSHDTIQRVFSMVSPEFLQKFQLLWNEMLSSGEGEKIKKILAIDGKTQCGNRNKDQNANHIVSAVDEKGICLGQKRVEEKTNEITAIPELLDDLNVKGHIITTDAMGTQTQIVKKIWKKKADYVLALKGNQGRLHEDVKLYFDDVGLLEQCAYTKTIEKARGGIEKREYWQSVDIAWLEQKKDWAGLKSIAMTRNTIVRNEVEITETRYFISSLPLEVSEIARAIRGHWMVESFHWHLDVTFREDDNHTLEKQAAFNLNIMRKLALNVLRIYELRKTPMSLKMKRFAIGTNPERHLENILNL
- a CDS encoding DDE-type integrase/transposase/recombinase, which translates into the protein MASITQDMRYRLSLIKYAEKFGVTKAAIKYKTNRQYIYRWKRRFDGSIESLRELSRRPHSHPNQHSEAEIKLIHDMRRRNPHEGLVVFWVKLMQRGYKRSIPGLYRFLRKGKLMAIKPANPKYIPKPYEQMKYPGQRVQVDVKHVPAACIVGDAKGQKFYQYTAIDEYSRFRFVEAFNESSTYTSTQFLEHLVNAFPMPIECIQTDNGFEFTKRFGSHKLDPSLFEKKLQSLGIRHKLIRPFTPRHNGKVERSHRKDNERFYATHSFFSFDDFSKQLNIYNRRDYNNFPMRPLGWKAPRTTLINFLKYGVTYV
- a CDS encoding N-acetylmuramoyl-L-alanine amidase gives rise to the protein MIVIRCRKNQLYYKSEEKKFLWSRIISIVTMLALLCFLPISQADAAAGLSLYNYQTKKNFNYTDKQVVYTYNGKRIATKTPGIIMDGSSMAPFKDIFVNSEIKMKYNLDEKKGKLTLSSGDTVMVLTLGSKSVLLNGKKVTAPYAPVKIKYNAQKSSKILVPARFIAEAFGYSYQWNSSTSIASISGGIRLNYGGEDVNYTSTQGKVTFDGTEIPLNSIPVMVVDDTALLPAWRVFAKSSMKVGYTYNQDTEEVTLKKGDVTIQLTIGSKTAYVNGKAKTLDTVPLFVTNLSSKETSVMVPGNFVATNLGFAYSWNYGVKTSQITTKKVTDGNTGTDNGTDNGTGNGGNNGSNTGGHTGNIEMPDTTLFQWGVLPELLESYTAASNVVNITEISQDMASSAYIESVSLTQILSAATRKEIYTIKSASPISKTTIKEEGNILKLLVNNAYINTATYNLGGILAGEFNGVYHAIENNSELSFKLSSTDTKYEVNLSEDKCTMTVTLYPNYVNAITAGRKNNEEFVTITAMEDISVTLAESGNYLIMQLPFTVNGMGNKNTDSSLEGIKAVSVTGVNDYTTSITIDKAIGYDYRVERNENSYTVYLTKSSSSENGGETEENTESALQFKLPADILFGDIATEDRYRYYQNKIAIILPGNQVQFYDKNPVTVSSGVIQDVTVSYVNNQTEIVIETSKLQGFKLSETQNGVTVKLGDPRDIYQNIVLLDPGHGGNAAGATRTLDGVKIMEKDLNMQILYNLAQKYFNAPDSPIKIYYTRYGDEVRYSNTTTENYDRAAQAKRIGADLYVSLHMNSFTTATPVGTEVYYNSQNNKTVASGLTSKKLAEMLQKALTANLGTVSRGVKDKSLIVTRENSVPAVLIELGFMSNQQELALLNTPEFQEKAAKTIYDTICQVFVEYPTGR
- a CDS encoding PilZ domain-containing protein, with protein sequence MKLIDIIEKSNLELHFKYNNKKYYLNMNLYKVLEERVLLRVVDYKGKTINDSIFQSPVLIYKSTDGVFKFTDITIHQTYYHGLPMYAVDGLVEAKKDNRRGAYRVTICEHRKLRVTTTAGKIIETSGFLKDISMTGMGLILDDKKEDINTIELSLDVAKNDEVKVTSEVVHIIELPKHKGYLYGCRFYNPKESLGRYIIKRQARKQTK
- a CDS encoding zinc ribbon domain-containing protein, whose translation is MKVCTYCGTDSADNAVICKSCGTTEFYNKCNSCGFKFTGSVCPECGSIISGTGRACAVCGHITDDLICPYCETDLSGKKQGIKQMKKNGRRKAILLVSVLFFLGVLILSNLSKYRLVETREILYDMGVVHTTNHPKYFSEYENALAFWKGNDYVKVIKKGELLTNGSALLVMTSNTEETISDIRINLSGYSSEKEPLTVKDILKVICEYIPYNIIYKYYTFDKAFYEIIKAGEYEKYYYLWVLNERGKEEIQNGNKVLSDKLAFEIIYDKEEGWNIQIGALSYDENEDSISVQEWDIDILDYFPK
- a CDS encoding DUF998 domain-containing protein; its protein translation is MKLIKYFIPLGMIGVFFYFAHVITGELLWKEYNPITMDISSLTADGAPNYKLLRIINFPYGVFYVLFAFGMVLKSLRSSNRILKTGFIFLLVMEVISILGYALFPLTGDKSEMNFQNSMHLAVTALVVFTTIASGFCIAIGYRKFGKTRTIGNLTLLLAVLITVFGSLNPINMAMDLNILGLTERLCIYTVQVFIFVLSYYNTFIQKEI
- a CDS encoding DUF1576 domain-containing protein codes for the protein MFLGYDLSFTGIIISVLFSTTLAPIAGNYGPVAGFLAGVFHMILVTNVGIIHGRINLYNNGVFTLYYGSITGLPEICNRYKI
- a CDS encoding DUF1576 domain-containing protein — protein: MITDFTHLVGYGVTFINMSLIGFLSLVYVLMIGGVVNGPVLAGIFTVIGFGAFGKHLKNSLPVVIGELLLLCFWGMI
- a CDS encoding alpha/beta hydrolase family protein; the encoded protein is MKDFITKFVQIKHHGRKIHGISYMPNKQEKVPVVIFSHGFNGTNSSFIMHSEYLATNGIGAYCFDFCGGSVNSKSDLKTSEMTIFTEKEDLCAVIDTIKNWENVDCNNIFLFGESQGGFVTALAAEEYAEEIKGVLLLFPAFCIADNWNERFPTLKSIPDKHELWGVTLGRQFFESIHGYHIFEHIGRFHKNVLIFHGDQDEIVALEYGKRAAALYPHADIEIFQGEGHGFSEVSNKRVAEMTCDFVKANS
- a CDS encoding DUF4430 domain-containing protein, whose product is MRKRVFVTLIILLSVFGLCACSEKVKEGNDNEGKDSSATNDEIIKEKSDYSSVADPSENVSLEEKRIIQDQSFKVELGDWGNVRFVSYEPDNSIGFEDVSFFLTKEDMVIYSFPYYCENNSTENYVGLFDSVAAVDFCDVNNDNIKDVIVIINYVTGAGPQGMTPRPRARIFLADNQKFNQEFTLATDLIDDITNNMEEKELTIAAICEYLKNKSTITQAVEQVTPKPSEEEKSNDIEITLNIYNMNKEAIYSEKVKTEKTNLLEIMSNIDALKMETEDSEGGKFIVSIMDISYDYGQYWNCYINGESLLENISLYEMKDNDVVDLRYEKTGK
- a CDS encoding PspC domain-containing protein, which codes for MKKRLYRIREGKMIAGVCGGIAKYFDVNPKVIRLLWAMFFAVYGSGLVAYILFSIFVPKEL